Proteins co-encoded in one Kribbella solani genomic window:
- a CDS encoding PPOX class F420-dependent oxidoreductase, with translation MLERIGTHGLGVLVTIKRDGRPQLSNVTYVFDGTRVRVSLTDDRAKTRNLRRDPRASLYVDGPRGRSYLVLEGKAELSPVAAEPNDAVVDDLVDYYRTASGEHPDWDDYRAAMVRDRRLVFSMTIDHAYGMPGAALR, from the coding sequence GTGCTGGAGCGGATCGGGACGCACGGGCTCGGTGTGCTGGTGACGATCAAGCGGGACGGGCGGCCGCAGTTGTCGAACGTCACCTACGTGTTCGACGGGACCCGGGTACGGGTTTCGCTGACCGACGATCGCGCGAAGACACGTAATCTCCGGCGCGACCCGCGCGCCAGTCTGTACGTCGACGGGCCGCGTGGCCGGTCGTACCTGGTGCTGGAAGGTAAGGCCGAGCTCAGCCCGGTCGCGGCCGAGCCGAACGACGCGGTGGTCGACGACCTGGTCGACTACTACCGGACCGCCTCCGGCGAGCACCCGGACTGGGACGACTACCGCGCCGCGATGGTGCGGGACCGGCGGCTGGTGTTCTCGATGACGATCGACCACGCGTACGGAATGCCGGGCGCCGCGCTCCGTTAA
- a CDS encoding PhoH family protein, producing the protein MVALLGARDEFLRIVEKEFAADIMVRGNEITLVGEPAELALAERLIDELIAVVRTGHGLTADSVERSIAMIKQATAESPRDVLTQNILSSRGRTIRPKTLNQKRYVDAIDKNTIVFGIGPAGTGKTYLAVAKAVQALQAKEVTRIILTRPAVEAGERLGFLPGTLSEKIDPYLRPLYDALHDMLDPESIPRLMTAGTIEIAPLAYMRGRTLNDAYIILDEAQNTSPEQMKMFLTRLGFGSKMVVTGDVTQVDLPTGTNSGLRVVQNILDGVQDLAFCRLTSHDVVRHKLVGRIVSAYENYEGSADDKR; encoded by the coding sequence ATGGTTGCCCTGCTCGGCGCCCGGGACGAGTTCCTCCGCATCGTCGAGAAGGAGTTCGCCGCCGACATCATGGTCCGCGGCAACGAGATCACGCTGGTCGGTGAGCCGGCCGAGCTGGCCCTGGCCGAGCGGCTGATCGACGAGCTGATCGCCGTGGTCCGGACCGGGCACGGGCTGACCGCGGACTCGGTCGAGCGCAGCATCGCGATGATCAAGCAGGCGACCGCGGAGAGCCCGCGGGACGTGCTGACCCAGAACATCCTGTCCAGCCGCGGCCGGACGATCCGGCCGAAGACGCTGAACCAGAAGCGGTACGTGGACGCGATCGACAAGAACACGATCGTGTTCGGCATCGGCCCGGCCGGTACCGGCAAGACCTATCTGGCGGTGGCCAAGGCGGTCCAGGCGCTGCAGGCCAAGGAGGTCACCCGGATCATCCTGACCCGGCCGGCCGTCGAGGCCGGCGAGCGGCTCGGCTTCCTGCCCGGCACGCTGTCGGAGAAGATCGACCCGTACCTGCGGCCGCTGTACGACGCGCTGCACGACATGCTCGACCCGGAGTCGATCCCGCGGCTGATGACGGCCGGGACGATCGAGATCGCCCCGCTGGCGTACATGCGCGGCCGGACGCTGAACGACGCGTACATCATCCTGGACGAGGCGCAGAACACCTCGCCGGAGCAGATGAAGATGTTCCTCACCCGGCTCGGGTTCGGGTCCAAGATGGTGGTCACGGGTGACGTCACCCAGGTCGACCTGCCGACCGGGACCAACTCCGGGCTGCGGGTCGTACAGAACATCCTGGACGGCGTCCAGGACCTGGCGTTCTGCCGGCTGACCTCGCACGACGTGGTCCGGCACAAACTGGTCGGCCGGATCGTGTCGGCGTACGAAAACTATGAAGGTAGCGCTGACGACAAGCGATGA
- a CDS encoding SigE family RNA polymerase sigma factor, producing MTHESSWNADEALTAVYTAHYTSLVRLGALLLRDTGTAEEIVQDAFVAMHGRWNRLRDPHKALAYLRTAVVNRCRSRQRHLVVVDRHTPRSLPDEPSAEQAVLRTAETDRVIDAMRTLPEKQRTVMVLRYYGDLSEAEIADTMGISRGSVKSHAARATKSLRQLLEQTV from the coding sequence GTGACCCATGAGTCCTCGTGGAATGCCGACGAGGCACTAACTGCTGTCTACACCGCGCACTACACGTCGCTGGTCCGCCTCGGCGCCCTGCTGCTGCGCGACACCGGGACCGCGGAGGAGATCGTGCAGGACGCGTTCGTCGCCATGCACGGCCGCTGGAACCGGTTACGTGATCCGCACAAGGCGCTGGCGTACCTGCGGACCGCGGTGGTGAACCGCTGCCGGTCCCGGCAGCGCCATCTCGTGGTGGTGGACCGGCACACGCCGCGATCGCTGCCGGACGAACCGAGTGCCGAGCAGGCGGTGCTGCGGACCGCGGAGACCGACCGGGTCATCGACGCGATGCGGACGCTGCCGGAGAAGCAGCGCACCGTGATGGTGCTCCGGTACTACGGCGACCTCTCGGAGGCCGAGATCGCGGACACCATGGGTATCAGTCGTGGCTCCGTGAAGAGCCACGCCGCGCGGGCGACCAAGTCGCTGCGCCAGCTCTTGGAGCAGACCGTATGA
- a CDS encoding GNAT family N-acetyltransferase produces the protein MEITKLSPDDEAGCIDAVGIKNAVLAQDCPEMVPSTPRGFANMLRYGWDLEPGHAFLARDADGTAVGVLNVDVNLYDNTNQVWIDVDVHPDHHGRGIGSALVERAEAFTRELGRDTIGYGCLDLPADDEFARAHGFEQKAIEVNRRQDLSTLDWDVVQRMYDEAVAASTGYELTMLTGALPGDLLEPMVELTGSINDAPKDDLDLEDDVFSPERLRAYEEAQAKSDHTIYRVIAREKATGALAGHTVIAVERERPHLGEQHDTAVARAHRGHRLGALVKSAMLLWLREAEPQLARVDTWNAESNNHMIGINEKLNYQIVTRTLAYQKTI, from the coding sequence GTGGAGATCACAAAACTGTCGCCCGACGACGAAGCCGGGTGCATCGACGCCGTAGGCATCAAGAACGCCGTACTCGCGCAGGACTGCCCCGAGATGGTGCCGTCCACGCCTCGCGGGTTCGCGAACATGCTGCGGTACGGCTGGGATCTGGAGCCCGGGCACGCGTTTCTTGCCCGCGACGCCGACGGGACCGCCGTCGGCGTACTGAACGTCGACGTCAACCTGTACGACAATACCAACCAGGTCTGGATCGACGTCGACGTCCACCCGGACCACCACGGCCGCGGCATCGGGTCGGCCCTGGTCGAACGCGCCGAAGCGTTCACCCGTGAGCTCGGCCGGGACACCATCGGCTACGGCTGCCTGGACCTGCCCGCCGACGACGAGTTCGCCCGCGCGCACGGTTTCGAGCAGAAGGCGATCGAGGTGAACCGCCGGCAGGACCTGAGCACGCTCGACTGGGACGTGGTCCAGCGGATGTACGACGAAGCGGTCGCCGCGTCCACCGGGTACGAGCTGACCATGCTGACCGGCGCGCTGCCCGGCGACCTGCTCGAGCCGATGGTGGAACTGACCGGCTCGATCAACGACGCGCCGAAGGACGACCTCGACCTCGAGGACGACGTCTTCAGCCCGGAGCGACTGCGGGCGTACGAGGAGGCGCAGGCGAAGAGCGACCACACCATCTACCGGGTGATCGCACGGGAGAAGGCCACCGGCGCGCTGGCCGGGCACACGGTCATCGCCGTCGAGCGGGAGCGGCCGCACCTCGGCGAGCAGCACGACACCGCCGTCGCCCGGGCGCATCGCGGTCACCGGTTGGGCGCGCTGGTGAAGTCCGCGATGCTGCTCTGGCTGCGCGAGGCCGAGCCGCAACTGGCCCGGGTCGACACCTGGAACGCCGAGTCGAACAACCACATGATCGGCATCAACGAAAAGCTGAACTACCAAATCGTCACCCGCACACTCGCCTACCAGAAGACGATCTGA
- a CDS encoding 16S rRNA (uracil(1498)-N(3))-methyltransferase: protein MGVAVFFHADLGGGELAGGELAGGELAGADLAGADLAGAEPAGGELAGAEVAGGELVGAEVVLGGSEGRHAAVVRRIGTGERIRLTDGRGSWAEGPVVLAGKSGVTVAVDERGTTAAPDPRVVVVQALPKGERAELAVEMLTEVGADVIVPWNAERSQFRANPERVEKTLAKWRAWAFEAGKQSRRTWFAEVTPIASTAEVARLLAGAALPVVLHEEATTPLASLQPPTTGDIVLVIGPEGGIAPTELAAFTTYADPVRLGDTVLRTSTAGVAAAAALLAQSRWR, encoded by the coding sequence ATGGGTGTCGCGGTGTTCTTTCACGCCGACCTGGGCGGCGGTGAGCTGGCCGGCGGTGAGCTGGCCGGCGGCGAGCTGGCGGGTGCTGACCTGGCGGGTGCTGACCTGGCGGGTGCTGAGCCGGCCGGTGGTGAGCTGGCGGGTGCTGAGGTGGCGGGCGGCGAGCTGGTGGGTGCTGAGGTGGTGCTTGGTGGGTCGGAGGGGCGGCATGCGGCGGTGGTGCGGCGGATCGGGACAGGTGAGCGGATCCGGCTGACCGACGGGCGGGGGAGCTGGGCCGAGGGGCCGGTCGTGCTGGCCGGGAAGAGCGGGGTGACGGTCGCCGTCGACGAGCGCGGGACGACGGCCGCGCCAGATCCGCGCGTGGTCGTGGTGCAGGCGCTGCCCAAGGGAGAACGCGCTGAGCTCGCGGTCGAGATGCTGACCGAGGTCGGCGCCGACGTGATCGTCCCGTGGAACGCGGAGCGCAGCCAGTTCCGCGCCAACCCCGAGCGGGTCGAGAAGACGCTCGCGAAATGGCGCGCCTGGGCGTTCGAAGCCGGCAAGCAGTCCCGGCGTACGTGGTTCGCCGAGGTCACCCCGATCGCGAGTACGGCGGAGGTCGCGCGCCTGCTCGCCGGCGCGGCCCTGCCGGTCGTACTGCACGAGGAAGCCACCACCCCACTTGCATCCCTGCAGCCGCCCACGACGGGTGACATCGTCCTGGTCATCGGCCCCGAAGGCGGCATCGCCCCGACTGAACTCGCGGCCTTCACGACGTACGCCGACCCGGTCCGCCTGGGCGACACCGTGCTCCGCACCTCAACAGCAGGCGTAGCGGCCGCGGCGGCCCTGCTCGCCCAGTCCCGCTGGCGCTGA
- a CDS encoding GNAT family N-acetyltransferase, translating to MESSALTNPVYAALTGPHAGVAEVRGNARRYPAAVAPFLALPDEPTDKDWADAAVLLGPGTSVALMRPELPVPGSFKLDRVIDLVQFTAPADLPAADPEATTLGLDDVPDMLALVALTDPGPFRSRTIELGTYLGIRRDGELIAMAGTRFSLPGHTEISAVCTHPSARGQGLATRLIRAVAADITAAGRSPFLHTGGSNTTAIRLYESLGFTLSNQMKVTIVEPV from the coding sequence GTGGAATCTTCTGCACTGACCAATCCGGTGTACGCCGCTCTGACCGGTCCGCATGCCGGGGTCGCCGAGGTTCGTGGCAACGCGCGGCGGTATCCGGCCGCGGTGGCGCCGTTTCTTGCGCTGCCTGACGAGCCGACCGACAAAGACTGGGCGGACGCTGCCGTCCTGCTCGGTCCCGGCACGTCCGTCGCGCTGATGCGCCCCGAGCTCCCCGTTCCCGGCAGCTTCAAGCTGGACCGAGTGATCGACCTGGTGCAGTTCACCGCACCGGCGGATCTCCCGGCCGCGGATCCTGAAGCGACAACACTCGGCCTGGACGACGTACCGGACATGCTGGCACTCGTCGCGCTGACCGACCCCGGTCCGTTCCGCAGCCGGACGATCGAGCTCGGTACGTACCTGGGCATCCGTCGCGACGGCGAGCTGATCGCGATGGCCGGGACGCGTTTCAGCCTGCCCGGGCACACCGAGATCAGCGCCGTCTGCACCCACCCGTCGGCGCGCGGCCAGGGTCTCGCGACCCGGCTGATCCGGGCCGTGGCCGCGGACATCACCGCCGCCGGCCGCAGTCCGTTCCTGCACACCGGCGGCAGCAACACCACCGCGATCCGCCTCTACGAGTCACTCGGCTTCACCCTGTCCAACCAAATGAAGGTCACCATCGTCGAGCCAGTGTGA
- the era gene encoding GTPase Era has product MSSTPEEFKSGFACFVGRPNAGKSTLTNALVGKKIVITSSKPQTTRHAVRGIVHRPDAQLILVDTPGLHKPRTLLGERLNDLVKTTWAEVDVIAVCLPASDKIGPGDRFLVGEAAKVAKTPKVALATKADLVEPDRMVEHLAEIQALGEAAGIEWASIVPVSATSGFQVDLVADELVKLLPNGFPLYPDGDITDEPEETLVAELIREAALEGVRDELPHSIAVTIDEMNLREDRPKDKPLLDIYANIFLERESQKGIVIGHKGARLREVGAASRRQIEALLGTPVYLDLHVKIAKNWQTDAKHLRKLGF; this is encoded by the coding sequence ATGTCGTCAACACCTGAGGAGTTCAAGTCCGGCTTCGCCTGTTTCGTCGGCCGTCCGAACGCGGGCAAGTCGACACTCACGAACGCGCTGGTCGGCAAGAAGATCGTCATCACCTCGTCGAAACCACAGACCACCCGGCACGCCGTACGCGGCATCGTGCACCGGCCGGACGCACAGTTGATCCTGGTCGACACGCCGGGCCTGCACAAGCCGCGTACGCTGCTGGGCGAGCGACTGAACGACCTGGTCAAGACCACCTGGGCCGAGGTCGACGTGATCGCGGTCTGCCTGCCCGCGAGCGACAAGATCGGGCCCGGTGACCGGTTCCTGGTCGGCGAGGCGGCGAAGGTCGCGAAGACGCCGAAGGTCGCGCTGGCCACCAAAGCGGACCTGGTCGAACCGGACCGGATGGTCGAGCACCTGGCCGAGATCCAGGCACTCGGCGAAGCGGCCGGGATCGAGTGGGCGTCGATCGTGCCGGTGTCCGCGACGTCCGGGTTCCAGGTGGACCTGGTCGCCGACGAGCTGGTCAAGCTGCTGCCGAACGGGTTCCCGCTGTACCCGGACGGCGACATCACCGACGAGCCGGAGGAGACGCTGGTCGCCGAGCTGATCCGCGAGGCCGCGCTGGAGGGGGTCCGGGACGAGCTGCCGCACTCGATCGCGGTCACGATCGACGAGATGAACCTGCGCGAGGACCGGCCGAAGGACAAGCCGCTGCTGGACATCTACGCGAACATCTTCCTGGAGCGGGAGAGCCAGAAGGGGATCGTGATCGGGCACAAGGGCGCCCGGCTCCGCGAGGTCGGCGCCGCGTCCCGGCGCCAGATCGAGGCCCTGCTCGGCACGCCGGTGTACCTGGACCTGCACGTCAAGATCGCCAAGAACTGGCAAACCGACGCCAAACACCTCCGCAAACTGGGCTTCTGA
- a CDS encoding Gmad2 immunoglobulin-like domain-containing protein, translating to MSEHRNDSFDELVRRALHAEADRIDPADALPEIRARAHAQRRPASRRPWLLTAGVATVGTAAAIGAFTVLPNLNNPGNTANDGDAVAGSGTTSTTAVPTTGAGTPAPSKAVPSVAPSVAAPEQSVHNAVVPVYWLGQQIGATKKSTARLYRTWAKVSGHPAEEAVRIMTTKQPTDPDYFSVWRGAALNAVTRTNDKVTVDFKQLPKATLDADVAAVAAQQLVYTVQGALNDDSVPVQITQGGQAVPKLFGQVDTSMPLGREQATNVQALVWIDSPDQDAVTGDRVTVSGVANAFEATVNYQATNVKTRETKKSFTTSGQGQSFSPYSFQLTLSPGTWQINVYLVSPADGRVTDTDSKSIVVK from the coding sequence ATGAGTGAGCATCGCAACGATTCGTTCGACGAGCTGGTACGCCGGGCGCTGCACGCCGAGGCGGACCGGATCGACCCGGCCGACGCGCTGCCGGAGATCCGCGCCCGCGCGCACGCCCAGCGCCGGCCGGCCAGCCGGCGCCCCTGGCTCCTGACCGCCGGTGTCGCGACCGTCGGCACCGCGGCCGCGATCGGCGCGTTCACGGTCCTGCCGAACCTCAACAACCCCGGTAACACCGCCAACGACGGCGACGCGGTGGCCGGTTCGGGCACGACGAGCACCACCGCCGTACCCACCACCGGCGCCGGCACGCCGGCCCCGAGCAAGGCGGTCCCGTCGGTGGCACCGAGCGTCGCCGCGCCCGAACAGTCCGTCCACAACGCCGTGGTCCCGGTCTACTGGCTCGGCCAGCAGATCGGCGCCACCAAGAAGTCGACCGCCCGCCTGTACCGCACCTGGGCCAAGGTCAGCGGCCACCCGGCCGAAGAAGCGGTCCGCATCATGACCACCAAACAACCCACCGACCCGGACTACTTCTCGGTCTGGCGCGGCGCCGCGCTGAACGCGGTGACGCGGACGAACGACAAGGTGACGGTCGACTTCAAACAGTTGCCGAAGGCGACGCTCGACGCGGATGTCGCGGCCGTCGCGGCCCAGCAGCTCGTGTACACGGTCCAGGGCGCGCTGAACGACGACTCCGTGCCGGTGCAGATCACCCAGGGCGGTCAGGCCGTACCGAAGTTGTTCGGGCAGGTCGACACCAGCATGCCGCTGGGGCGCGAGCAGGCCACGAACGTCCAGGCGCTGGTGTGGATCGACTCGCCGGACCAGGACGCGGTGACGGGTGATCGGGTCACGGTGTCCGGTGTCGCGAACGCGTTCGAGGCGACTGTCAACTATCAGGCGACGAACGTGAAGACGCGGGAGACGAAGAAGAGCTTCACGACTTCCGGGCAAGGGCAGTCGTTCTCGCCGTACAGCTTCCAGCTCACGCTCAGCCCGGGGACGTGGCAGATCAACGTGTACCTGGTGTCGCCGGCCGATGGGCGGGTCACCGACACGGACTCGAAGTCGATCGTCGTGAAGTAG
- the ybeY gene encoding rRNA maturation RNase YbeY → MNVEVNNESGVEIDAQGLMRLSRFVLSSLRLHPECELSIKLVDEDTMARYHVEFLDLPGPTDVMSWPMDELRPGSDESDEGDLPLGHLGDIALCPTVAAAQGAKAGHGTWAELELLTVHGILHLLGYDHAEPAEKAEMWDIQGRLLEAWRAPGSHLGQE, encoded by the coding sequence ATGAACGTCGAGGTCAACAACGAGTCCGGCGTCGAGATCGACGCGCAGGGACTGATGCGGCTCAGCCGGTTCGTACTGTCGTCGCTGCGGCTGCACCCGGAATGCGAGCTGTCGATCAAGCTGGTCGACGAGGACACGATGGCGCGGTATCACGTCGAGTTCCTGGACCTGCCCGGTCCGACCGACGTGATGTCGTGGCCGATGGACGAGTTGCGGCCCGGGTCGGACGAGTCCGACGAGGGTGACCTGCCGCTCGGCCATCTCGGTGACATCGCGCTCTGCCCGACCGTCGCGGCCGCGCAGGGCGCGAAGGCCGGTCACGGCACCTGGGCCGAGCTGGAGCTGCTGACGGTGCACGGCATCCTGCACCTGCTCGGCTACGACCACGCCGAACCCGCCGAGAAGGCGGAAATGTGGGACATCCAGGGCCGTCTGCTGGAAGCCTGGCGCGCACCAGGCAGCCATCTCGGGCAGGAGTGA
- a CDS encoding hemolysin family protein, protein MTYHDLVLLVVAAVLVLLAGLFAGAEAALSSYSKVRANEQVEQGNLRAVRLRDLLSDAPRYLNSLLLLRLSCEITAIVLVTQALSVVLEVTWEHILITSVVMVLVSFVIIGVAPRTLGRQHSDRFAILSAGPVMALTKALGPVPKLLILLGNALTPGKGYAEGPFATEAELRALVDYAEKSAVIESGERQMIHSVFELGDTIVREVMVPRTDMVYIEKHKKLRQLTSLALRSGYSRIPVIGESLDDIAGVVYLKDVMRRVYDNAQAESTERVESVMRPCMYVPDSKPVDQLLREMQAARMHLAIVVDEYGGTAGLVAIEDILEEIVGEITDEYDEDPDSVQELSDGGYRVSARLPIDELGELFGVPLDDDDVDTVGGLMAKLLGKVPIPGAEVEIAGLSLTAERPSGRRNQVGTVLVRRETPAPTPHDQNHQHA, encoded by the coding sequence ATGACCTACCACGACCTCGTTCTGCTGGTTGTGGCCGCGGTGCTGGTGCTGCTCGCCGGGTTGTTCGCCGGCGCGGAGGCGGCGCTGTCGTCGTACTCGAAGGTGCGGGCGAACGAGCAGGTCGAGCAGGGCAACCTGCGCGCGGTCCGGCTGCGGGACCTGCTGTCGGACGCCCCGCGGTACCTGAACTCGTTGCTGCTGCTCCGGCTGAGCTGCGAGATCACCGCGATCGTCCTGGTCACGCAGGCGCTGTCGGTCGTACTGGAGGTGACCTGGGAGCACATCCTGATCACCTCGGTCGTGATGGTGCTGGTGTCGTTCGTGATCATCGGGGTCGCGCCGCGGACGCTCGGCCGCCAGCACTCCGACCGGTTCGCGATCCTGTCCGCCGGTCCGGTGATGGCGCTGACCAAGGCGCTCGGTCCGGTGCCGAAGCTGCTGATCCTGCTCGGCAACGCGCTCACCCCGGGCAAGGGGTACGCCGAAGGTCCGTTCGCGACCGAGGCCGAGCTGCGGGCGCTGGTCGACTACGCGGAGAAGTCCGCGGTGATCGAGTCCGGCGAGCGGCAGATGATCCACTCGGTGTTCGAGCTCGGTGACACCATCGTCCGCGAGGTGATGGTGCCGCGGACCGACATGGTCTACATCGAGAAGCACAAGAAGCTCCGGCAGCTCACCTCGCTGGCGCTGCGTTCCGGGTACTCGCGAATCCCCGTGATCGGTGAGTCGCTCGACGACATCGCCGGCGTGGTGTACCTGAAGGACGTGATGCGCCGGGTGTACGACAACGCCCAGGCCGAGTCGACCGAGCGGGTCGAGTCGGTGATGCGGCCGTGCATGTACGTGCCCGACTCCAAGCCGGTGGACCAGCTGCTGCGCGAGATGCAGGCGGCCCGGATGCACCTGGCGATCGTCGTCGACGAGTACGGCGGTACCGCCGGTCTGGTCGCGATCGAGGACATCCTGGAGGAGATCGTCGGCGAGATCACCGACGAGTACGACGAGGACCCGGACTCGGTGCAGGAGCTGTCCGACGGCGGGTACCGGGTGTCCGCGCGGCTGCCGATCGACGAGCTCGGCGAGCTGTTCGGGGTGCCGCTGGACGATGACGACGTGGACACCGTCGGCGGCCTGATGGCGAAACTGCTCGGCAAGGTGCCGATCCCCGGCGCCGAGGTCGAGATCGCCGGCCTGTCCCTGACCGCCGAACGCCCGTCCGGCCGCCGCAACCAGGTAGGTACCGTCCTGGTACGCCGGGAAACCCCGGCCCCCACCCCGCACGACCAGAACCACCAGCACGCCTAA
- a CDS encoding cytidine deaminase: MSDLSAEDAKLVTLARAARARTRALEGAAVRDSDGRTYSACTVALDTVELSALQLAVAMALSSGVKGLEAGAVVTDAEQVDVNVVRHFAGAAIPVVRADGSGEVLDVVNT, encoded by the coding sequence TTGTCAGACCTGTCGGCGGAGGACGCCAAACTCGTCACCCTCGCTCGTGCCGCGCGTGCCCGTACACGCGCTCTTGAGGGCGCCGCCGTGCGGGACAGCGACGGGCGTACGTACAGCGCCTGCACGGTCGCGCTCGACACCGTCGAGTTGAGCGCGCTGCAGCTTGCGGTCGCGATGGCGTTGTCGTCGGGGGTGAAGGGTCTGGAAGCGGGCGCGGTCGTCACCGACGCGGAGCAGGTCGACGTGAACGTGGTCCGGCACTTCGCCGGCGCGGCGATCCCGGTGGTGCGCGCCGACGGTTCGGGGGAGGTGCTCGATGTCGTCAACACCTGA
- the leuA gene encoding 2-isopropylmalate synthase: MPTHRYRAFPPIDLPDRTWPAKSVDHTPRWLSTDLRDGNQALVEPMSPARKRRMFDLLVKMGYKEIEVGFPSASQYDFDFVRSLIEGDAIPDDVTISVLTQAREELIERTVQSLQGSPKATIHLYNATAPLFRRVVFNVDKAECRTIAVRGTETVMKYADELLGDCEFGYQYSPEIFTGTELEFALEVCEAVSDVWQPAAGREIILNLPATVEMCTPNVYADQIEWFGRQLTRREHSTISLHPHNDRGTAVAATELALMAGADRVEGCLFGHGERTGNVDLVTLGMNLFSQGIDPQINFADIDEIRRTVEYCTQMRVPERQPYAGDLVYTAFSGSHQDAIKKGLEALDKQAAAEGRPVGEIAWEAPYLPIDPKDVGRSYEAVIRVNSQSGKGGVAYIMKSEHRLDLPRRLQIEFSRVIQQHTDDEGGEVGPKQMWDIFAGEYLAAGKLSLLSVNSLSGEGQGDQLRVQVYADGVPHELVGEGNGPVSAFVDALQPLKYDVRVLDYHEHALSAGGDALAAAYVECEVGDEVLWGVGRDANILTASLKAVVSAVNRANR, translated from the coding sequence ATGCCGACCCACCGGTACCGGGCGTTCCCGCCGATCGACCTGCCGGACCGTACCTGGCCGGCCAAGTCCGTCGACCACACCCCGCGCTGGCTGTCCACCGACCTCCGGGACGGCAACCAGGCGCTGGTGGAGCCGATGTCGCCGGCCCGCAAGCGGCGGATGTTCGACCTGCTGGTGAAGATGGGCTACAAGGAGATCGAGGTCGGTTTCCCGAGCGCCAGCCAGTACGACTTCGACTTCGTCCGCAGCCTGATCGAGGGTGACGCGATCCCGGACGACGTGACCATCTCGGTGCTGACCCAGGCCCGCGAGGAGCTGATCGAGCGCACCGTCCAGTCCCTGCAGGGTTCGCCGAAGGCGACCATCCACCTGTACAACGCGACCGCGCCGCTGTTCCGCCGGGTGGTGTTCAATGTGGACAAGGCCGAGTGCCGCACGATCGCGGTCCGCGGTACGGAGACGGTGATGAAGTACGCCGACGAGCTGCTCGGCGACTGTGAGTTCGGCTATCAGTACAGCCCCGAGATCTTCACCGGGACCGAGCTGGAGTTCGCGCTCGAGGTGTGTGAAGCGGTCAGCGACGTCTGGCAGCCGGCCGCGGGCCGGGAGATCATCCTGAACCTGCCGGCCACGGTCGAGATGTGTACGCCGAACGTGTACGCGGACCAGATCGAATGGTTCGGCCGGCAGCTGACCCGGCGGGAGCACAGCACGATCAGCCTGCACCCGCACAACGACCGTGGTACCGCGGTGGCCGCGACCGAGCTGGCGCTGATGGCCGGCGCGGACCGGGTCGAGGGCTGCCTGTTCGGGCACGGTGAGCGGACCGGCAACGTCGACCTGGTGACGCTGGGGATGAACCTGTTCAGCCAGGGCATCGACCCACAGATCAACTTCGCCGATATCGACGAGATCCGCCGTACGGTCGAGTACTGCACCCAGATGCGGGTCCCGGAGCGGCAGCCGTACGCCGGCGATCTGGTCTACACCGCTTTCTCCGGATCGCACCAGGACGCGATCAAGAAGGGCCTGGAGGCGCTGGACAAGCAGGCCGCGGCGGAGGGCCGGCCGGTCGGCGAGATCGCCTGGGAGGCGCCGTACCTGCCGATCGACCCGAAGGACGTCGGCCGTTCGTACGAGGCAGTGATCCGGGTGAACTCGCAGTCCGGCAAGGGCGGCGTCGCGTACATCATGAAGTCGGAGCACCGCCTGGACCTGCCGCGCCGGCTGCAGATCGAGTTCAGCCGGGTGATCCAGCAGCACACCGACGACGAGGGCGGCGAGGTCGGCCCGAAGCAGATGTGGGACATCTTCGCGGGGGAGTACCTGGCGGCCGGGAAGCTGTCGCTGCTGAGCGTGAACTCACTGTCCGGCGAGGGTCAGGGCGACCAGCTCCGGGTGCAGGTCTATGCCGACGGCGTACCGCACGAGCTGGTCGGCGAGGGCAACGGTCCGGTGTCGGCGTTCGTGGACGCGCTGCAGCCGCTGAAGTACGACGTCCGGGTTCTTGACTATCACGAGCACGCGCTCTCGGCCGGCGGCGACGCGCTGGCCGCGGCGTACGTCGAGTGCGAGGTCGGCGACGAGGTGCTCTGGGGCGTCGGCCGGGACGCCAACATTCTCACGGCGTCGCTGAAGGCGGTCGTCTCCGCGGTCAACCGCGCAAACCGCTGA